gtgtggtgttttttgtttgtgttaggtgtgtgtgtgtgtgtgtggtgttttttgtttgtgttaggtgtatgtgtgtgtgtgagaggtgtgtgtgtggtgttttttgttgtgtgaggtgtatgtgtgtgtggtgttttttgtttgtgttaggtgtgtgtgtgtgtgtgtggtgttttttgtttgtgttaggtgtatgtgtgtgtgtgagaggtgtgtgtgtggtgttttttgttgtgtgaggtgtatgtgtgtgtggtgttttttgtttgtgttaggtgtgtgtgtgtggtgttttttgtttgtgtgaggtgtatgtgtgtgtgtgagaggtgtgtgtgtggtgttttttgttgtgtgaggtgtatgtgtgtgtggtgttttttgttgtgtgaggtgtgtgtgtgtgtggtgttttttgtttgtgttaggtgtgtgtgtgtgtgagaggtgtgtgtgtgtgtgtgtcgtgttttttgttgtgtgaggtgtatatgtgtgtggtgtgttattttgtgtggtgtgttttgttttgtgaggtgtgtgtggatgtgtttatgtctgtgtgtgggtgtgtgtgagaggtatgtgtgtgtgggggggtataagtgtgtgtgtgtgtgtgtgtgtgtttttgtttgtgtgtgaggtgtatgtgtgtggtgtgtttttttgtggtgtgtgcatctgtgtgtgtgtctgaggtgcgtgtgtgtgtgtttctgtttgtgtgtggtgtgtttttttgtggtgtgtgcatctgtgtgtgtgtctgaggtacatgtgtgtgtgtgtgtgtgtgtttctgtttgtgtgtggtgtgtttttttgtggtgtgtgcatctgtgtgtgtgtgcgcgcgtgtgtgtgtataaactgaaCCTCTGTATAATGTCAGGAATGAAACAGAGGCTCATCAGCTTGGGgactgattcacacacagaacattctGTCAGGGTGAAGCACAGGACGGACGTGGGTTTGTGCAGAAagaagtgtctgtgtgtgtctgtgtgtgtgtgtgtgtgtgtgtgtgtgtgtgtgtgtgtgtgtgtgttaaaattcACTTCCCACACTCAGCCTCACACTGAGTCTTTGGGAAAGTGATAGCCTTGCAGCCTCCTAACAGCGCTGTATCACTATCACACCGGTGCTCTGAGAGCAAAGTACTGCTTATAAAACCTAGAGGAAATATGAAAGGAATGTGAGCATCAGGTGGAGGAACGTTCACTCAGCCTCGAGGGAATAAAAAGACGCTGCCCGCTGAGGGAAAGGCGTGGACTTCGGTTTATAACACACAGACCTGAGAGCTGTTCCCCCCGTGCTCAGGGGGTTTCCTCTGTGTATCCGGGTTTCctcctcagtccaaagacatgcgatAAAGGCATCTGATAGGCATCTTTGAAtttcctgtagtgtgtgtgtgtgtgtgtgtgtgtgtgattgttcctGGTGATGGGTTAAGAAGCTAAATAATGAACAGTTTGGACCACATATCTGGAATACTGCAAGGAGCAAATTAgagaagataaataaattagatCACGAGCATGAGTTGTTTATTTAATCAGTCAGTTGCATCAAATTAGATTTGTCTAAAACTGGAAAGGTCAGAGtcttttattattcatcatgtGAACACCATGATGGGGACATCTGACTAGCTGATGGAATGAGGACATTGTAGAAGAAAACAAAGCAGGAAGTTTGAAGTGAATGTCTGATTTAACCTGAAGCCACTTTAATGCTGCAGTGTGGTCACCCTGCGTCCGGTCAGTGCTTTACAGCTATAGTTTTAACCTCGGTGAAGAAGTGGTAGGaatctctccctccttctctcccgATACCGGAGCTCTTCATTCCTCCGAAAGGCAGGTTCAAGTCTCGGATGAGCCAGCAGTTGGTCCACACTAACCCCGCCTGGAGCCGCCGAGCCACTCTGTGGACACGCCCCACGTCTCTGGACCACACCACGGCGGACAGGCCGTAGCGCACGCCGTTAGCCCGTGAGATCACTTCTTCTTCTGTATCGAAAGGCATGACGCAGGTGACAGGGCCGAAGATCTCCTCCTGCATCACGGCAGACGAGTCGGCCACGCCCGTGATCACCGTAGGCAGCATGAAGTATCCGGATGCGTTACCAGGCGGGAGGCTGAGAGCGTCCACTCCCTCACCACAGTGCACCCGAGCTCCTTCAGACACGGCCAGAGACACATAACCCCGCACCTGAAACCAGCACACGCATTGCATCACGTGAAACATGCGCTTACATAACACAAACTCAACACTAAACAGCTCCAGAGTCATGGAGACTTGCGTAAATATTAAACTCCCTgtgaacttttccacattttctaGTGCAAAGTTCTGCTTATGAAATCCAAAGTAAATATTAAAGGAATGCGGGTGTCAGGTgaaggaaatgtaaatgtagatgtaaagcTGCAAAGAAATAAGTTCAAGCTGAAAACTTGAGActtgtctcttctctttcttaTAAGGCTGACTCCATATTACTTggctaaatttatttttaaaaagaacctttctttatagttatatttagtGGTAAATTGAGAATAGTGTCCATACATTTATTCATGAAATAAAGAATTTTTTGAACAGGAACATCTCCAAATAATGATTCTACACTACTCCATGCTAGTTCGTAGTGTGCAGAGTGTTTTTACACTGAAAACTCCAATGACAACAAAGAAGAAGTGTATTTTAAGTCTCAGAAAAATACAACAGTGGAATTTTGGACACTAACTGCACTTGGGCTTCCAGGCACTAACAGTCAATGAATAAAAATTTTCAAGATGGACGGCACGTCTTACAATCATCGTTTAACTTAACTCATGTTGTGTGAGTGACTTTATTTGTGAGCGTCATCACgttatattcatttacatttttggcagacgctcttatccagagtgacttatctCATTTTTAACATCTGACGAATcggggggttaagggccttgctcaggggcccagcagtggcagattggtggacctgggattcgatctaacaaccttccgatcagtaatccaacaccttaaccatgtTCATTTGATGATATTTTGGATATACTTCCAGTTAGTAAAAAATGATGACAAATTATCACTTACTAAAGATTATCAGTTTAGTAAGTTATCAGTTTTCTATCTAACTTGCAAGATCTAATCTAGCTTGCAAGACTGATGCTATAAGCAGGGAAgggacactatattgccaaatgttttgggacacccctccaaaccattGAATCCAGGGGATGTATTTCAGGGTTGgtctcagccccttagttccagtgaaaggaactcttgatgcttcagcttcataccaagacattttggacaatttcatgctcccaactttgtgggaacagtttggggatgaccccatcctgttccaacatgactgtacaccagtgaccaaaacaaggtccataaagacatggatgagtgagtttggtgtggaggaacttgactggcctgcacagagtcctgacctcaacctgatagaacacctttaggatgaattagagtggagactgtgagccagaccttctcgtccaacatcagtgcctgacctcacaaatgtgcctttagtggaatggtcaaagattcccataaacgcactcctaaaccttgtggaaagccttcccagaagagttgaagctgttacagctgcaaagatcgggccaactccatattacattcatgtgcatgtaaaggcagacgtctcaaaacttttggcaatacagtgtcgctctaacaaaataaaagacaacaataaatataataagggACAAAATATAGCTTAAGATACAGTGTCCATGAttgacattgtgtgtgttttctgaagaATAGCTAGCTGATGCTGGTGTTAAAATCAACAATCATCCACCTGAATGCTAAGAATAGCTTTGCAGTCACATGACTAATACGAGTTCACTGAGGTGATTTCAGTGTAGTGTTGtcacacagctccagggtcttcTTGAAGATCCTACACTCAGGTTACAGTCTGTATGCTTTCTCATGTACTCTCTGTTTCCATGTGGGTTTCAcaccaggttctccagtttcctccttaAAGCACACCGCTGAAATGGATCGGCTTAGTTTGATCacctgtagatgtgtgtgtgtgtgtgtttgtgtgaatagTGTCCTGCAGTGAACTGATGTCCTGTCCCACGACCCTGTGACCTTCACCAGAAAACTTTTATCGCTTCTAGTCGACGATATAACACTAATACTTATGAACAAACTACAAatgctttcatatgagcttcatattaagctcCACTGTGGAGCGAGACATGCGAGACaagctgaacatggacacaataaaacaggagcaaactccattttCGTCTCTGGATAAGAGTTAAACAGCCTCAAATCCCCCAAACCCCAGAcgtctctcagtctctcacgGAGTTCTTTAGTGAAGATGGCTGCCTCTGAGAATCAGCTCCATTTAAAACAGTTTAACTGTGACATTGTAATTCTGACCTTCTGTAAGTGTTCCTTGCTCACAAGAGCTCCGTTGTTGTTCGAGGGGTCAGAGGGCGCGCCGGTTTTCCATTGGCGAGCCGCCTCGACAAACTTCGCTAGGAATTCTGGGTAAATGCTCCGCTCCACAAAGATCCTGCTGGTACAGAGACAAATCTCGCCctgaggaggacagagagagagagaagaggtaTATGGAGCATCAGCGCCTCCGTGTGGAAATgtatataagagagagagaaagagagagagagagaaggggggggtgagtgacagagtgagaaagagagggagagagagagagagtgagagagacagggagacagaaaatgagagagagagggagacagaaagagagagacagaaaatgagagagagaacgagagagagacagagagagagagaaaatgagagacagagagagagagggtgagtgacagagtgagagggatgcagaaagagagagacagagagaaagagacagagagaaagcaagagacagagagagacagacaggcagagaaagagagaatgagagagagagcgacagagagagagagtgaaagagagacagagagagagagcgaaagagagagacagacagagagagagagacagacagagatagacagatagagcaATCATCAGTACTTATTTACTTAGAACTCAACTGGACGAtaatgtctttttgtttgtttgtttgttttttcattttcgTTCATTTGCcatacagattttatttttataaatgttttatttttttgccattttgttTCGCTCACCTCAGCACCTCATTATCCTGCAACATTCTGCATACACCAAACCTCTTCATGTATCACAATCACACATCTGTAGCTAAAATCACAACATCTGCAGAGAGCTGGAGTTCGAGTTCTCAGCAAAAACCCAGGGAAAGTTTTCACAACAATTCGAGAAGACCAAGATAAGGTCAAATTACATCTCTGCCCTGACAGAGTGGACCTGCCTCAGGCTTACAGGACAGGACTTCTCTCTCACGGTCCGGTTGTGTTTGTGACCTCTAGTGTTCAAACGGTGTAACTGCATCAGATGCATAATTATGACGTCTCACTAGTACTTCagctccaccctgtacattctgttacaTCTACTCCACATAATTCTATAAATATAAACGTATATCACTGTAAATTCATTGCTTACCTTTATTTATCTctataattcaatttaattcagttgaatttaaagaaaccttgagaggaaccaggctcagcagggaacctcatccttattTAGGTGActctggacagtaaataatgtagatgtccttttaattcaattcagttaaaATGTGCTTTATTGGCATGATGAATTGTACATGTATTGCCAAAGAATTTAAGAAGGTTAAGGATTGAAAACAAAATTATAAGACCAACAAACAAATagcaaaggtgtgtgtgtgtgtcctcaatGGCATATtgcacagatatatacacagatcagccataacattatgaccacctgcctaatattgtgttggtccccccttttgttcccaaaacagccctgacccttcgaggcatggactccattagatccctgaaggtgtgctgtgaggTGGGgactccatggattggacttgtttgttcagcaaatcccacagatgctggattggattgagatctggggaatttggaggccaaatcaacacctcaaactcatggttgtgctcatcaaaccatttctgaaccatttttgctttgtggcactatgcattatcctgctgaaagagaccaccgccatcagggaatacctgAATACCTGACACACATGGATGGCAGCACCCAAGGTTTCCTAGCAGAACACTGCCCAAagtatgacactgcctccgctggcttgtcttcttcccatagtgcatcctggtgccaagTTTTCCCCAGGTAAGCGCACCCAGCCGTCCACGTGATGTAATAgaaaaacgtgattcatcagaccaggccaccttcttcagttgctccgtggtccagatCTGATGCTCATGTACCCACTGTTGCCACTTtcagcggtgcacaggggtcaacatgggcaccctgactggtcttcagctatgcagccccatacacaacaaactgcgatgcactgtgtattctgacacctttctacaaatccttacgcttgcccatttttcctgcttctaacatcagctttgtagacaaaatgttcacttgctgcctcatataatcccacccactaacaggtgccatgatgaggagatcatcagtcttattcacttcagctgtcaCTGCATTTACTCCATTTAGGGTTTCTGATCATTATCCTGATATGAAACAGTGATCTGATTGGCTGGGCTGAGTAAGACCACTCACCTGATTGGAGAAGCTGGAGTGCACGGTGGTGCTGATGCACTGCTCCAGGTCAGCATCGGCGAACACCACGGCTGGGTTTTTCCCCCCGAGCTCTAGAGAGAGTTTCTTGCAGTAGGGGGCGCTGCGCTCGGTTATCACTCGCGCTGTAGCCGTGCTGCCCGTGAAGGAAATTAACGGCACGTCCGGGTGTGACACGAGGGCGTCACCTGCGTGAGGACCTGTGCCGAACACTACATTCACAACTCCTGGTGgaaaacctgtacacacacacacacacacacagtataccgtTTTTGTTGCCAGGTGTGAACACGGTCAGTGCAGAGAAAATTAATCAGAGTGATTTctaattctacacacacacaagtccagCAGAAAGAGCTCAGGTTCTGAATAATTTCGCTGATCTGATCAAGGCTCGTCTGGAGGATTTTGCTCAGGCAGAGTCTAAAGACCAGGGTaatacaacacgcacacacacacacacacttctcaccaGCCTCCTCCAGCAGCTTGCACATCATCCATGCAGTGACTGATGTCATCTCACTAGGTTTGGCCACCACGGTGTTCCCTGTAGCTACAGCAGGAGCGATCTTCCAGGTGAGCAGATACAGAGGCAGGTTCCAAGGACTGATCAGACCGGCTGTGAGGAAACACAACAGAGTCAAATCATCTCTCCCTCgatcacaaacacatacacactacacactcacccactcctaCAGGGCAGCGCACGGTGTAATTGAGGCAGCCCATGTGGTCCATCTGACTGCAGTCGGTGGTGTGGTGCTGGACGGACGAAGCGAAGAATCGGAAGTTGTACGCGGCACGTGGGATATCGACAGTCCGGGCAAAGCTTATACTCTTCCCTGAGTcagaaaagagaaagggaaattTGTATGAAATAACTTTTAAGAATAAAGATCTTTGAATGGTGTTCACTCTTCTTCACTGAAGCACTGTTTTTAGACCTTCAGGCTTCATTTTAACATGAAATCATATCAAATATGGACTTAACTGGTCATACTATTTCTTTAAAGTACTTCAGACAGATCTGTTTAAATGTCAATGAGTGAACTGTTATAGActtctgtaattatttttacacatgaaGACACACCGACTTGCCGTGTCACATCCTGTTACACCACATGTAGCTCTAACAGAACATACACTCATGCTTATAAAACAGCAATGAGTCCTGAATATTAATATCATGCACTGGTGTGAGGTGAAATGCTCCAGGAGAAAGAAAAGTATATATAccccagatagcaaaataggtctggcccagatctggcccacacaatgcacttacactcggcccacataccacaaagaatgatgGCCCTTTGGTGGCCCATATCTAGTTTGCCAAAGTTGGGCCAGCACaaggccagcactgggccacaccatataagccatcatataaacagtgccatcactgccagacctggtccacatctggttgacataccacttgccatgccagaactcaACTTAAtcccagatctggcccagacccaTCTGCTATGTGGGACTGTATTGTACTATATGCACAATTACTGCAGTAAAACCCACTTTTGGATGCTGTATCTCTAAAACGCaagaatataatacaaaaatgatatatgtgtgtgtgtgtgtgtgtgtgtgttgtattacCCTGGTCTTTAGACTCTGCCTGAGCGAAATCCTCCAGACGAGCCTCGATCAGATCAGCGAGTTTATTCAGAACCTGAGCTCTTTCTGCTGGACTTGTGGCTGACCAACCAGGAAACGCTTCTTTAGCAGCCTTCACCGCTGCCTCCACCTttaatcgcacacacacacacacagttttgtgTTAAGCCACAAACACTTCTCGGTTTTAGCATACAGCTCCTTATGTAACTtccacctgtcactggtcataatgttatggctgattgctgtacattacagcacagtgaaattctttcttcatatatcccatccttggagggttggggtcagagcacagggtcagcctgGAGCTTGGAGGGTCCACTGGtggcaacaacccagagccttacccccttgagctaccactgcccacaTACATGGGGTTTTATTCTATCTCAAGATACTGTAGAATCCTCAAAGAGTATTgtatatagtaaataaatatgtaaatattaacaGTATACAATATAGCTAAAAGACTGACAGCCATGTGTAGCTTTTGTTGCCACACTGTTGAAAATAAACAATTGTCCAGTTGTGTGATTTAGTGTTACAGTTTCTCTTTACTTGAACTATGCAGTATGTATTTTTGTGCAAAATGTTCACAATCACATTACCCATCAGTCCAAGATCTACTCGACTgtgggctcagaactggacagcctgacatcagtggcagagagaccggtgctgagcaggctcctgACAATCCTGATTATCTCTTGTACCTTTAATTtctagtatttattattttttgttttattttttatttattaccttattagctatgtttgtggatactgctggaagttgtacaTTTCCCACTGGGATAAAtaaagtatgtatgtatgtatgtatgtatgtatgtatgtatgtatgtatctatctatctatctatctatctatctatctatctatctatctatctatctatctatctatctatctatctatctatctatcagtctgtctgcctatctatctatctatctatctatctatctatctatctatctatctatctatctatcagtctgtctatctatctatctatctatctatctatctatctatctatctatctatctatctatctatctatctatctatcagtctatctatcagtctatctatctatctatctatctatctatctatctatctatctatctatctatctatctgtctgcctatctatctatctatctatctatctatctatctatctatctatctatctatctatctatctatctatctatctatcagtctgtctatctatctatctatctatctatctatctatctatctatctatctatctatctatcagtctgtctgcctatctatctatctatctatctatctatctatctatctatctatctatctctctaatATGTGCTTATACAgattgtgtattgtgagtgtatGATATATTGTGGGAATTTTGTATTGAAATATACAGTAGAATTTCATCCTTAATGTACACATTTACTTTATCATggaaaatacacacataaatattacaaatatataatataacatacatagacatgcAAATTTGTCATTCAGCTTCAGCATATAAtcaatgtttattaaatatgtttgaTTATCCACCTGATGTGTAACTGAGTGATATGattattctaaataaaaatggtTATTTTAAGTCACGGCGACACACAGCATGTTTCTCAGGCCTGGTTGTGGATGAACTCTGAGCACAGCACTGACTCTGACTACTTTGTAATCATTATCTCCGGGAAGATGAGGGCAAGGTACAATACACCCGACCGAAACGCTTAGTCATGACTAAACAGCTACGCAGGTCCAGAAAGGTGTTAAGTGGTTTTCATTCGTTCGGAGTTCAGAGACTCTTACAGCTGTTCCTCAGAGGAGAACAGCTGGATTAGTTTGAAGAACACCAAGACCTACAGTATATAGTagtagagggttaagggtcttgctcaagggtccagcagtggtggCCCTTGATGTGaactccttcttcttctcagtAGTCCATCATCATCAGTGAGCTACCATTACCTCAGTGTCAACTTGAGATGCTTTTCGACTCTTTCTATTCTAAGAGTCTTGTTCTTGGTTGATTGTTTTCTTCTCAGCAcagctgtaaagagtggttatttgtaTAATCACTGCATTTCATGTCAAACTGAACCCCTTACCCTTAACAAACCACAGAACTGACACtgatttttttctccccacaccattctgtgtaaacttaTGAGCAGCGATAtcgtatccatccatccatccatccattttctatacccgctttattcctaattagggtcacggggatctgctggagcctatcccagcacacattgggcgaaaggcaggggtacaccctggacaggtctccagtccatcacagggccacatatatagacagaaccacactcactcctatgggcaatttagaattaccaatccacctaatgtacatgtttttggactgtgggaggaaaccagagtaaacccacacaggcacagggagaacatgcaaactccacacagaaaggccttcttgctgtgagccaccatgctgccctcgATATCGTATCTTATCCAGTGATGGTCTGGGTACAGGTTTTTATTTCAATCAAACATGAGCCACACCTGTTGattcttggctttcaatagccTCAGACGTGGCTTCTGCTTGGCACTGCtctagagactgtgtgtggaaaatcccaggagatcagcagttagtCTGTATCAGGTTATActtaaaccagcccatctgacaCGATATGAAGATTAACTTAAGCTCCTGACCTGTACCTGCATGACTCTGATTAGATCATTGTTTATAGGTGCTCTAATATTTATCTAATCTCTCCCTATGTGATGGTAGTAAAAAAACCACAGTGCACTTGGAAGCTCCAGTCCTGCAGTTATTGTTTGACAGGTCATTTATTTCTCTCCTGACATCATTTCACTGTCAGGAGAGAAATACACGATCTGGGAAGTAATAACCACGGTACTGGAGCATGCAACTGTGtaaatagatatttatttaatcagtaACTAAACTGACCCATCACTCTTCATACATGTGTCACTGCATGAGATGATCAGCACCAGCCTAAGTGAAGATTATTCCTCACCTCAGCCACTCCACTGTCCGGGACTCTGCAGTACAGCTCTCCGGTGGACGGGTCATACGAGTCCATATGCCTGGAGCAGGGCACGAACTTCCCGCCGATGTAGTTCTCCAGCACGAGACTCACGGACATTGTTGTTTTTTGCTCAGAAGGTTTCTTCAGCACACTGAGAAAACTAAGCAGAAAGCAAATATGCTGCAAGCTGCTCCGGGGTTGTGCTCTGAGACTGTGGACCCATGTTGCCAGATTGTGCTGTTTTTACCTTATTGGGTGATTCAATGATATAAAGCATGCCATTAAACACTTGTCTGTTGTCTAGTACATCCCATAGCTTTTTGACATTTCTGTTATGATccatcattttttctttcttgacaTTGATGAGTGAATCAATTCAGCTTATTTTACTTACAAAACAGGAAGACGTTCCCATTTACGGAACCAGTACTAATTGTtgcaaagctctgacactggcgactccttccttaattgctaaataaatatcttcttacagaaaacaccacaatttttttgtttgttgttaaatATCGGCTTTAAGCATCTGCCCCGTCCCTTCAAGTGCCTGTGAGTGTGCCTGGCTGCTGAAACAACGATCCGAACTGATGTtatggaaaattaatcaacatcttctgaccaatcaggttcgAGAATGTAGTACGGCTGTAGCACTGAAGATGTTTCACCTGTTTGTGATCATGTCTGGGAGCTCAAGCCTGCTGGGAAACATAACCTTCTTTAAAAACACTGGATTTGTACAAAGGTGCACATGATAAAATAACCAATAACCATTgacagaagcctttatttgtcacaaactttacagcacagtggaattctttctgcacatatcccatctttggaagttggagtcagagcacaggtcAGGCCCTGGAGcagtaagggttaagggccttgctcaggggcccaacagtggcagcttggcagtgctgggacttgaTCTCCAATCAACAACCACTTGAGCTGGCATATGAACAGACTGTTAGCaattaaaataatcatttaataattcTTCTGCAgactcacaaatacacaaacaaagcaaatttcatttattcatgtgaAAA
The DNA window shown above is from Hemibagrus wyckioides isolate EC202008001 linkage group LG15, SWU_Hwy_1.0, whole genome shotgun sequence and carries:
- the aldh8a1 gene encoding 2-aminomuconic semialdehyde dehydrogenase; protein product: MSVSLVLENYIGGKFVPCSRHMDSYDPSTGELYCRVPDSGVAEVEAAVKAAKEAFPGWSATSPAERAQVLNKLADLIEARLEDFAQAESKDQGKSISFARTVDIPRAAYNFRFFASSVQHHTTDCSQMDHMGCLNYTVRCPVGVAGLISPWNLPLYLLTWKIAPAVATGNTVVAKPSEMTSVTAWMMCKLLEEAGFPPGVVNVVFGTGPHAGDALVSHPDVPLISFTGSTATARVITERSAPYCKKLSLELGGKNPAVVFADADLEQCISTTVHSSFSNQGEICLCTSRIFVERSIYPEFLAKFVEAARQWKTGAPSDPSNNNGALVSKEHLQKVRGYVSLAVSEGARVHCGEGVDALSLPPGNASGYFMLPTVITGVADSSAVMQEEIFGPVTCVMPFDTEEEVISRANGVRYGLSAVVWSRDVGRVHRVARRLQAGLVWTNCWLIRDLNLPFGGMKSSGIGREGGRDSYHFFTEVKTIAVKH